The following proteins are encoded in a genomic region of Bdellovibrionales bacterium:
- a CDS encoding LysR family transcriptional regulator — MTVINKSNSYDLLKILVAVAESKNFREAASKLQLSQPGVSLKLKELESQHPLPLFSLEGKRKVLTHYGRSLYEIAKTHSILLENDIEFLHRNYASPQNLTLRLGGRFDVLKYLLPKLKFEGRLEFLNFTSAEAVEKLKQHEIDIAVSYVLPDSTEFKAKKLFSSRMHFCIHEKLLKKRNLDRHLFKDKEFIKSLPYISYRKELDENFRWKTIMDLNLSDINIRYSVEDWQMVHGLVDAGAGFAITPFYTLTHARGVQNWEIPSNLLQTFDFYAIYESSLKKVESFKSFLDFDQF, encoded by the coding sequence ATGACAGTAATCAATAAATCGAACTCCTATGATCTCTTGAAAATCCTCGTGGCTGTGGCGGAGTCCAAGAATTTCCGTGAAGCTGCCTCTAAATTGCAGCTGTCGCAGCCCGGAGTCTCGTTGAAGCTCAAAGAGCTCGAAAGTCAGCACCCTCTCCCCCTCTTTAGCCTTGAGGGTAAACGTAAAGTTCTTACACACTACGGCCGCTCGCTTTACGAGATCGCAAAAACGCATTCCATCCTTCTCGAAAATGACATCGAGTTTCTCCACCGCAACTATGCCTCACCCCAGAATTTAACATTGCGCTTAGGTGGTCGATTCGATGTCCTCAAATATCTCCTCCCCAAGCTTAAGTTTGAAGGCCGCTTAGAGTTCCTTAACTTTACGAGCGCCGAGGCTGTGGAAAAATTAAAACAGCACGAGATCGATATCGCCGTTAGTTACGTCCTCCCCGACTCTACCGAATTTAAAGCCAAAAAACTTTTTTCAAGCCGTATGCACTTTTGTATTCACGAAAAACTTTTAAAAAAACGCAATTTGGACCGCCATCTCTTTAAAGATAAAGAGTTTATCAAAAGCCTCCCGTACATTTCCTATCGGAAAGAGCTCGACGAAAACTTCCGCTGGAAAACCATCATGGACCTCAATTTAAGCGATATAAATATTCGTTACTCGGTGGAAGACTGGCAAATGGTACATGGCCTCGTCGATGCCGGAGCGGGTTTTGCGATCACTCCGTTTTACACGTTGACCCATGCTCGCGGAGTGCAGAACTGGGAGATTCCTTCCAACTTACTTCAAACTTTTGATTTCTACGCCATCTACGAATCGAGTTTAAAGAAAGTGGAAAGTTTTAAGTCTTTTCTCGACTTCGATCAATTCTAA